The genome window CCATTCGCCTTAAACAAATCCTCCTGGGATAGCCGGATATAAAATGCCAAAACCTGTTTATACTTCATCTTCTTCCATCTCCTTCAAAAAAGTCTGACAAGTGTCTGTAAATTTGAAAACCACTTCGATATGCTTATCCTCAAAAACTTTGATTTCCTGTACAAGTGCTTCCAGCATCACACGGTCGAGCTTTTTCTTTCTGGAAAATTTTTTAAACACCGCCGCCGTTTCCTCTGTTTTTGAGAGAAAGGTATCTATCTGCAGTTTCTGTCCCATTGCTTTTTCAATTTCATTCTGAAGAATATTTTCCTGTTCCAGATAATCTGCCCTCATTTCCCGGTACTCTGTCTCATTTAATATTCCTTCACAGAAATTTTCATACAGGCTTTCACGCAGTCTGGAAACTCTGGTTTTTCTTTTTGTCAGTTCTGCAATCCTGCTTCTGCTGCTCTCATAAACACTTTCAATCCCACCGTCATTACTTCCACACTTTACTTTGTGTGCCATATCTGCCATCACCTGAATCTGTAATTTTATCTGTGCAAGCACAGCGTCATGCAGTACGGTTTCCTTAATCGTATGGATACTGCACTCCCTGCGGTCTGTCTCCTTGTACCTCCCGCAGCGGAATACTCTGGTTACTATCCCTGTCTTTTGAGATACCAATTTTCCTAGCTGCATGGAACCGCCACAGTCCCCGCATTTTAGAATGCCACGATAAATATTCTCATAAGGTCTTACATTTTTATGACTTTCCCGGTATTTCTTTTGGGAGGCTTCATTGATCTCCTGCACCTTGTCAAAGACTTCCTGTGTTACAAGAGGTTCGTGCATATACTCCATGATCTTCCACTCCGACCTTTCTGCCTCTTTTCTTTTTCTCTGCCCTTTATATAACGCCTTTGGTTCTTTGCCATGAACCAGATGCCCCAGATAAACCGGATTGGAAAGGCAGTCTGAAATTCCGGTGGAAAACCAGTATTCGCTGACCTTTTGTTTCGAGTTTCCCGCTTCCTGCTGTGCTTTCCTCTGGCTCGGCGTTACCGCATGGATTTCATCCAGATGTCTGCGTATCGCTTCGTAACTGTATCCTTTTAAACGAAGCTCGAACATCAGCTTCACATAGGGAGCCGTTACCGGATCAGGAACCAGTGTCAGGTCACCTTTATTTAACCGCATATACCCATAGCACAGCCGCCCCGGAAGAAATTCCCCCTTATCCATCCTCGCATGGATACTGGTACAGATTTTCTGGGACAGGTCTTTAGCATACAGCTCGTTAATCATATTTTTTAACGGAACCGTCATGGTGCGCTCATCCGTGCTGCTGTGCAGGCTGTCATACCCGTCCGTCACCGCAATGAAGCGGACTCCCATAAAAGGAAATATGTTCTCCAGATATTCACCTGCTTCCAGATAATCCCTGCCGAACCTGGAAAGGTCTTTTACCACGATGCAGTTTATTTTTCCTGCCTTGATATCCTCCAGCATCCGGTTAAATTCCGGTCGTTCAAAGGTTGTCCCCTTTTTCCCATTGTCAACATAGGTGTCTGCCAGTCGCAGTTCCGGCTGTCCGTCCACAAACCGGTTGCAGATGCTCAGCTGGTTTTCAATGGAATCTCCTTCATCCTGCTTGCCGCTGTTTACCAGAGAAAGCCTCCCGTAAATGCCGCAGAGATAAATGCTATCCTCTGGATTTGCCAATGGCGCTATCATAGCCGTTTCCTGTTTTCTGCTCTTTCTTGCCATCGTACATCCCTCCTACTGTGCCAGCGCAAGCTCCGGCATTTCTGAACTACTTTGGTAATTCCCTATCTTTGCCAGAAGCATGGCCATCTCGTCTGCGTACCGGAACATAACTTCCATTTTCCCTTCTTCATAGACCATGACCCTATCCACCAGTGTAGTAACCATCTGCCGGTTCAGCTCCGGCACATTCCGGTATTTCTTAAATTCCTGAATCCAAAGGTTACTGCTCCGGTTACCCTCTACGGTTTCTTTCCGTTCATGCTCCAGCCGTTCCAGCGCCTGTTCCTTTTCTGAAATGCGCTTTGAGAAACTGCCACGGTATTCCTGGTACTCCTTTTCATCAATAATGCCATCGCTCAGATCTTCATACAGCTTCATTTTCATCCGCCTGTACTTTTGTATTTCCTGCTGCAGCTGTTCCATCTGTGCGTCATAATTAAAAACTGTCCTCTGATGCTCCGGCAGCGTGTCAATATACGTCAGAAACTCATCCATCCGGCAGACGGTCTCTATCTGGTCCTGTATGACACGGAACACCCTGTCCGTCAGTTTCTTTTCACTGACCGAGTGGCTGGAACATCCCTTTTTGTGCTTGTTTGTGGAGCAAACATAATAAAAATATTTTCTTCCGCCAGATGGCACGGCCTTCCTTACCATGCTGTTCTTACAATCCCCGCAGAACAGATAACCGGAAAACAGATACAGCTCCTTTTGTTCCGGCGCTGTCCTCGTATCCCGTTTTAATAATTCCTGTACGGTCTGAAAATCACGGAACCCAATGATCGCTTCATGAGTGCCTTCTACCCTGATCCATTCCTCCGGCTTTTTTGCTATCTGTGTTTTGACCTTATAGTTTGGAGTGCTTGTCTTTCCCTGTGCCATAACACCAGTATAAGCCTCCTCTGTCAGAATCCGGTTAATGGCATTGACCGACCAGAGGGCAACCGGATGAATCTTGAAACTGGTGGAATATTTCAGCCCGATGGATTTTTTATACTCCAACGGGGACAGGACACCATTATCATTCAGAAAATCCGCAATCCTCTGCTGGTTGCTTCCCTGCAGCTTCATCCGGAATATCGTCTGCACGACCCCGGCGGCATACTCATCCACCTCAAGCCTGTTCTTATCTTCCTGGGATTTCTGGTATCCATAGATTGCAAAGGCGCTGATACATTCCCCTTTCTTTCTCTTGATATCCAGCTGGCTTCTGATCTTCACGGAAATATCCCGGCAATAAGCGTCGTTTACCAGATTTTTAAAGGGGAGCATCAGGGAATCTGACTCATCCTTTTTCCCTTCACTGTCATAGTTGTCATTGATAGAAATGAAACGGACACCCATAAACGGAAAGATACGCTCAATGTATTTCCCTACTTCAATATAGTTTCTTCCGAAACGGGATAAATCTTTGACGATCACGCAGTCAATCTTCTCTGCCTTGATATCCTCCATCATCCGCAAGAAGCCGGGGCGGTCAAAGTTCGTCCCCGAATAACCATCGTCATCATACTCTGCAACGATCTCAATATCGCTGTGTGATTTACCATAGTCCTTAATGAGTTCCGTCTGGTTGATGATACTGTTGCTTACCTCACCTCTGCCATCATCCTGTGACAGTCTTTTATAAGCACCAGCACGATAAGTTTTATCTTTCTTTTTTGCCATAAAAAAACCTCCTGTGATTGAGACATAGGATTACCCTCAATCATAGGAGTTCTACTCATTGTTAGTTTTAAATTTTTGACCTGCATCCAAGTTACCATAACTCCACGCATTTTTCAAGAGGGTATTGCGATAAAAATATTCTTTTTACAGATTCCGCACATATTCTTCCAGACGCTCCTCCAAGGTTACGTCCGTATCCATAAAGCTGACCTTTACCACCACGCCATCATACAGATAGCAGTATGGATTTTTGATCTGCTCGATAAAACTCAAAATGCGTTCTTCCCGGCTCATGGCCGGATCAAGTTTCACGGTACTTCTCTCCACCAGGGTATTCTTATCCACAGTCCTGATATCCGTCTGTGCCATTCTTTTTAATCTCTCCGCAAGCGTTTCCTGCTCTGTTTGCTTCTTTGCCATCGTACCAGCTCCTTTCACTTACCCCTTCCTGCGAGGGCCGGAAAACAAGCTGTCACAATAATTTGTATCAGGAAGTTTTTTGAGATGTTCCAATACTGCCCACTCCTGTTCCGTAAGGCAAAGTTTTTCTGCTTCATGCCGATCTATCACAAAAGGGCGGCATCCCGGATACTCCGTATCTACGATTCCCAATTTCAGCAGATTATCCACAATCTCCTTCGCTCCCTTTCTCCCAAGATTCCTGCACTCCTTATGCCAATCTTCTTTTAGCATCATCCGCAGCAGTTCATGAATGGTGCCAATGCCATGCCGCTTTAAACAATTATATGGTCTTATGGATAGCTGCAAAATTTCAATATCCTGGTCTAAGATTCTATCGCCGGCAACCGGCAGTCTCCCCTTTTTCTTTTCCATTGTCCTACGGACATGTTCCAAAATAGAGGCTTCATGTGCGGCAAATCCTTCCCTGATATATGCCGTCCTCGCCGGATGCCGCAGCTTCCGCAATGCTCTGTTTATGATCTGCTGTATCCGGCTGCCTGTCAGTTCAAATGCCGCACCGATTTCCGAATAGCTCATTCCTTTTACATAACGGTATTCCAAAACCATCTGCTCCCGTTACGTCAGCTGTCCTAAAACATATTCCAGCCCTTTCATCTGATCGTCCGATAAAATCTGCC of Roseburia hominis contains these proteins:
- a CDS encoding DNA-directed RNA polymerase subunit alpha C-terminal domain-containing protein; translation: MVLEYRYVKGMSYSEIGAAFELTGSRIQQIINRALRKLRHPARTAYIREGFAAHEASILEHVRRTMEKKKGRLPVAGDRILDQDIEILQLSIRPYNCLKRHGIGTIHELLRMMLKEDWHKECRNLGRKGAKEIVDNLLKLGIVDTEYPGCRPFVIDRHEAEKLCLTEQEWAVLEHLKKLPDTNYCDSLFSGPRRKG
- a CDS encoding recombinase family protein translates to MARKSRKQETAMIAPLANPEDSIYLCGIYGRLSLVNSGKQDEGDSIENQLSICNRFVDGQPELRLADTYVDNGKKGTTFERPEFNRMLEDIKAGKINCIVVKDLSRFGRDYLEAGEYLENIFPFMGVRFIAVTDGYDSLHSSTDERTMTVPLKNMINELYAKDLSQKICTSIHARMDKGEFLPGRLCYGYMRLNKGDLTLVPDPVTAPYVKLMFELRLKGYSYEAIRRHLDEIHAVTPSQRKAQQEAGNSKQKVSEYWFSTGISDCLSNPVYLGHLVHGKEPKALYKGQRKRKEAERSEWKIMEYMHEPLVTQEVFDKVQEINEASQKKYRESHKNVRPYENIYRGILKCGDCGGSMQLGKLVSQKTGIVTRVFRCGRYKETDRRECSIHTIKETVLHDAVLAQIKLQIQVMADMAHKVKCGSNDGGIESVYESSRSRIAELTKRKTRVSRLRESLYENFCEGILNETEYREMRADYLEQENILQNEIEKAMGQKLQIDTFLSKTEETAAVFKKFSRKKKLDRVMLEALVQEIKVFEDKHIEVVFKFTDTCQTFLKEMEEDEV
- a CDS encoding recombinase family protein codes for the protein MAKKKDKTYRAGAYKRLSQDDGRGEVSNSIINQTELIKDYGKSHSDIEIVAEYDDDGYSGTNFDRPGFLRMMEDIKAEKIDCVIVKDLSRFGRNYIEVGKYIERIFPFMGVRFISINDNYDSEGKKDESDSLMLPFKNLVNDAYCRDISVKIRSQLDIKRKKGECISAFAIYGYQKSQEDKNRLEVDEYAAGVVQTIFRMKLQGSNQQRIADFLNDNGVLSPLEYKKSIGLKYSTSFKIHPVALWSVNAINRILTEEAYTGVMAQGKTSTPNYKVKTQIAKKPEEWIRVEGTHEAIIGFRDFQTVQELLKRDTRTAPEQKELYLFSGYLFCGDCKNSMVRKAVPSGGRKYFYYVCSTNKHKKGCSSHSVSEKKLTDRVFRVIQDQIETVCRMDEFLTYIDTLPEHQRTVFNYDAQMEQLQQEIQKYRRMKMKLYEDLSDGIIDEKEYQEYRGSFSKRISEKEQALERLEHERKETVEGNRSSNLWIQEFKKYRNVPELNRQMVTTLVDRVMVYEEGKMEVMFRYADEMAMLLAKIGNYQSSSEMPELALAQ
- a CDS encoding DUF6870 family protein, with amino-acid sequence MAKKQTEQETLAERLKRMAQTDIRTVDKNTLVERSTVKLDPAMSREERILSFIEQIKNPYCYLYDGVVVKVSFMDTDVTLEERLEEYVRNL